In Aptenodytes patagonicus chromosome 12, bAptPat1.pri.cur, whole genome shotgun sequence, a genomic segment contains:
- the UQCRQ gene encoding cytochrome b-c1 complex subunit 8 — translation MGLHFGNLARVRHVITYSLSPFEQRAFPNVFSHGLPNVWRRFSSQVFKVAPPFLGAYLLYSWGTQEFERLKRKNPADYENDQ, via the exons ATGGGCCTTCACTTCGGTAACCTGGCTCGGGTCCGCCATGTCATCACCTACAGCCTTTCGCCCTTCGAGCAGCGCGCCTTCCCCAACGTCTTCTCGCACGGGCTGCCCAACGTCTGGCGGCGTTTCAGTTCCCAGGTCTTCAAGGTGGCGCCCC CCTTTCTGGGCGCCTATCTCCTTTACTCCTGGGGAACACAAGAGTTTGAGAGGCTGAAGAGGAAGAACCCCGCTGACTATGAAAACGACCAGTAA